Sequence from the Armatimonadota bacterium genome:
CGCCCGCGAGAGCGGATGCTGCGGCCAGCACGTCCTGGTTCAGAATGCCCCGGCGGACGGCCTGCCACGCGTTGCGCACCACCCAGCGGCCGGGTCCGGACGCCGCGAACACCGCCAGGGCGCCCATGGCCAGGGCCCGCGGGCGACTCGGCCCCCAGAGGGCGCTGGCCAGCATCAGCGCGCTGGCCAGCCCGAGCAGGGCGCCGGCCCACCAGGCCAGACCGCGGGCGCGGCGCAGCTCGGCCTCTTCCTCCTGGACCCGGGCAGCCTCGTCCGGCGGGTGCACGCGGAACCCAACGTCCTCCAGCGCCCTGGAGATGGCGTCGGCGGACAGGCGGTCCGGCTCGTACTCCACCAGGGCCTCCTCGTGCGCGATGGAGACGTGCACCGACCGCACGCCGGGCAGCCGACGGACCGCCCGGTGCGCGGACTCCACGCACAGGGAGCAGTGCATCCCGCCGAGCTTGACCTGGAGCTTCGCCACCGCTGCCACCATCGTCACCTCCGCCCCAGGAGGTTACAGCTTCCAGCCGACGGGAAAGTCAAGACGACCGAACCGTCGCCCCGCGAGGAGGGGCGGGTGGCCGTTCCGGCCTGCACCATTCGGGACCTGACCCCCGGAGGCCGCCTCTGATGAGGCGCCCGGCACCGGACCCTGTCAGAAGCAGGACAACCCGAGAGCCAACCAGCCGAGGCCAACCACCGCAGCCACGAGCTGCGTCAGGTTCCCCAGCAGGGCGTGCCTCGGTCCAACACGCGCGTGCAGGGCCTGCGGGTGGACGACCTGGACGCGCCGCCAGGCCATCAGCGGGAAGTCGATGAGGTCGGGGAGGAGCGCCCCCAGGACTGCGGCGGCAACGGCCACGGTGTGCGCACCGGGACACCGGAGGAGCAGGGCTCCGATGAGCAGCGCCCCCACGCCCAGCTCGCCCGCGGCCCGCAGGTTGCGCCCGCTGAGCAGCGGTGCGGGGTGGGGGTTGTGGCCGACCTCCCGGCGGTCGTCGTGGGGGATGGCGTCGAGCAGGTAGTGGCTGGCCACGCCCAGCGCCAGACCAAGGCCCGGCGACCCTGCGGCCTGGCCCACCGCGGCCCCGATGAGCATGTGCGGCAGCGGGAACACGTGTGCGGCTTAGCCGTCGGCCTTCGCCGAGATGGTCGCTCCGCAGGGCGCGGCATGCGCTTCCAGGTGGTCCACCCGGGCGTCGAGCATGGGCACCTCCCGCTCCGCGCCATTGTAGCACCGAGCTGCGATGTCCCCAGGGCGGCCGGCGCGCAGCCACGCCGCGTGGGACTCGCGTGGTGGCGTGACCTCCCCTGCCTGGATGCTTATCAGGAAAAGATAGATTTTCATCTGTCGGAGGACATACTTCAGTTGAACTTGCCCCGGACCCAGTTCTGTTCGGTATGTTGTTCGGGGCCTCAGGGGCTCAACCGGGTGAGGACCGCCCGCTTGAACTCGTCGAAATCGCCCAACCGCGTTCGAATGACCTCGTAGACGATCCGGTCGTCGACACGTCCGTACTCGTGGACGAGGATGTTGCGGAGTCCCTTCATCTTCCGCAACTTCTCCTCCAGCTCCGAGGTGATCACCCCGGCCTGGGTGAGCCTGGTGAGGAGGTCGTCCTCATCCTGGGGCAACC
This genomic interval carries:
- a CDS encoding cation transporter — protein: MVAAVAKLQVKLGGMHCSLCVESAHRAVRRLPGVRSVHVSIAHEEALVEYEPDRLSADAISRALEDVGFRVHPPDEAARVQEEEAELRRARGLAWWAGALLGLASALMLASALWGPSRPRALAMGALAVFAASGPGRWVVRNAWQAVRRGILNQDVLAAASALAG
- a CDS encoding DUF86 domain-containing protein; this encodes MIDRDRILARLDQVEGYLRELGDIAPPTFEEYLDPRTRRACERLLQIAIEGVLDTAALLVRGLNLGLPQDEDDLLTRLTQAGVITSELEEKLRKMKGLRNILVHEYGRVDDRIVYEVIRTRLGDFDEFKRAVLTRLSP